The genomic window ATTCGGGCTGATGGACACGGGTGCGCCTGCACCCACCTAGTAGCCGTCGCTTCCCGGGTATCACCCCAGTGCTGTTGACGGCGGTCGTTTCCATTCACCGCTGCGGGGCAGCTCCGGAATGGCAGCCATGTGGCCTGCGTCACCGGATTCCCGTTTAAATACATCCCTTCATTCGGATAAAGAGATGTATACCTTGGCGACGCACAAAATAGGCCGCAACCACGGGCAGGTCAAGTGCGGCGCTGCATACCGCCGCTGTATCGCGCTGCACCAGTACCCGGCTGCGTATCAATGCGCCGATGCGCGCGAGAACAGGTTGATCACCAGTACCCCGGCGCAGATCAGGCCGATGCCGATGATGGCGGCCAGGTCGAGCTTCTGTTTGAACACGAACAGCCCGATCAGCGAGATCAGTACGATGCCGACACCGGACCAGATCGCGTAGGCGATGCCGGTCGGGATGGTTTTCATCACCAGCGCCAGCAACCAGAAGCACAGGCTGTAACCCAGCAGCGCGCCGACCGTAGGCCATAGCCGGCTCATGCCGTCGGAGGCCTTGAGCAATGAGGTGGCGGCCACTTCCAGGGCAATGGCGCAGGCCAACAGGACATAGGGATTCATCGGGCAGGCTCAGCGGGGCAGGGGGCATGGATTCTAGCGGGCACGCGCTCGCG from Stenotrophomonas nitritireducens includes these protein-coding regions:
- a CDS encoding SMR family transporter; amino-acid sequence: MNPYVLLACAIALEVAATSLLKASDGMSRLWPTVGALLGYSLCFWLLALVMKTIPTGIAYAIWSGVGIVLISLIGLFVFKQKLDLAAIIGIGLICAGVLVINLFSRASAH